The genomic stretch GGCATGACCATCGCCTGCCGCGCCGACCGGATCGACGAAACGGGGGACGGCTCCGCGATCCTCTATGACTACAAGACCGGATCGGCCCCCAAGCCGGCCGTGCAACAGCATTTCGACAAACAGTTGCTGATCGAGGCCGCGATCCTCGAAGAGGGCGGGTTCAAATCCGTTGGTATGCGCCCGGTCGCCGGCGCGATCTACATCGGCCTTGGCTCAACCCCCGAAGAGGTTGCAGCGCCCTTGCTGGACGAGCCGCCCGAGAAAACGCTGGAGGATCTGCGCGCCTTGCTGGGTGCCTATCTGGACCCGGAAAAGGGGTTCACCGCCCGTCGTGCCCCGCGTTCGGAACTGAACGAAGAAGACTATGACCAGCTGGCCCGCTACGGCGAATGGGACACCGGCACCAAGCCCACGCCCGAGGATGTGACATGACCGCGTTGGACGAAGCCACCCGCCGCCAGCTTGAGGCGGCGCGCCCCGATGCATCGACCTGGCTGTCGGCCAATGCGGGGTCGGGCAAGACGCGGGTGCTGACCGACCGCGTGGCGCGGCTGTTGCTGGACGGGGTCGAGCCGCAGCACATCCTGTGCCTGACCTACACCAAGGCTGCGGCATCCGAGATGCAGAACCGGCTGTTCAAGCGGCTGGGGGCCTGGGCGATGCTGCCCGACGCGGAACTGGCGCAATCGCTGGTCGACCTGGGTGCAAGCCACGCCACAGCACCCGAGGCCCTGCGCCGCGCGCGCACGCTGTTTGCCAGTGCCATCGAAACGCCCGGCGGGCTGAAGATCCAGACCATCCATTCCTTCTGCGCGGCCCTGCTGCGCCGCTTTCCGCTTGAGGCGCAGGTCAGCCCGCAGTTCACCGAGATCGAGGACCGCGCCGCCGACATGCTGCGCGCCGAGATCGTCGACCGTATGGCGCTGGGGTCCGAGGCCGCCATCGTGCGCGCGCTGGCCGCGCAATTCACCGGCGAGGATTTCGACAAGCTGACCCGCCAGATTGTCGGGCAACAGGCGGGCTTTGCCCCCGCGCTGGACTGGGCGGGCTGTCTGACCCTGTTCGACCTGCCGCCCGACCTGACCGCTGATACCGTCGCTGCGCGTGTTCTGATGGGCAACGAGGCGGAGATGCTGGCCGCGCTGGTCCCGCATCTGCTGGCCAAGGGCGGCAATGACGCCAAGGCGGGGCAAAAGCTGCAACAGATCGACCGGATGGACCTGTCGGCATTGGCCGTCATGGAAGACGTGTTCCTGACGGGTGCAGGTGCCAAGGAGCCGTTCACCGCCAAGCTGGGCAGTTTCCCCACCAAACCGACACAGGCCAAGGTTGCCGACATGATGCCCGCGCTGGAGGACCTGATGCGCCGGGTCGAGGACACGCGGGCGCTGCGGCTGGGCTTTGGTGCGGCGCGCAAGACGCACAGCCTGCACCAGTTTGCCGCCCCGTTTCTGGCGCATTACGAACAGGCCAAGCAATTGCGCGGCTGGCTGGACTTTGACGATCTGATCAACAAGGCGCGCAGCCTGCTTTATGACAAAAAGGTCGCGGCATGGGTGCTGTACCGGATCGACGGCGGCATTGACCACATTCTGGTGGACGAGGCGCAGGACACCAGTCCCGCGCAATGGGACGTGGTGCGCAAGCTGACCGAGGAATTCGCCAGCGGTGACGGCGCGCGCACGGATGTGCTGCGCACGGTGTTCGTGGTGGGGGATACCAAACAGTCGATCTATTCCTTTCAGGGGGCCGATCCGCGCGAATTCCACCGGATGCAGGCCGAGTTCCAGCAACGCATCGAGGGGGCAGGGCAGTTGTTTCAGGAACGCACGCTGGACTTCTCGTTTCGTTCGTCGCCTGCGGTTCTGCGGCTGGTCGATACGTGTTTCTCCGAAGACGCCCAGCCCGGTTTTGCCAAACAGGCGCAGCATATCGCATTCAAATCCGACCTGCCGGGGCGTGTGGACCTGTGGCCGTTCCGCGAAAAGGCCGAGAAAGAGCAGGAAAACGTCTGGTACGATCCGGTCGACCGGCTGAGCCCCACGCACCACGATCTGCTGCTGGCGCGCGATGTGGCCGCGCATATCAAGCATCTGATGGAAACCGAGACGATCCCCGACGATGGCGCCACCCCCGGCACCTATGTGCGACGGCGGGTGCGGGCGGGGGATTTCCTGATCCTCGTGCAGCGACGGTCCACCCTGTTTTCCGAGATCATCCGCGCCTGCAAGGCGCTGGACCTGCCGATTGCGGGGGCCGACCGGCTGAAGGTGGGCGGCGAACTGGCGGTCAAGGATCTGGCGGCGTTGCTGTCGTTTCTGGCCACCCCCGAGGACAGCCTGTCGCTGGCCACGGTGCTGCGGTCGCCGCTGTTCGGCTGGACCGAGCAACAGTTGTTCTCCCTGGCGCATGGGCGCACGCAATCCCATCTGTGGCCCGCGCTGCGGGATCAAGCAGAGGTCTATCCCGAAACCTACGCCGTTCTGCGCGACCTGCGCGACAACGTGGATTTCCTGCGCCCCTATGATCTGATCGAACGTGTGCTGACCCGCCACGACGGGCGGCGCAAACTGCTGGGGCGGCTGGGGGTCGAGGCCGAGGACGGCATCGACGCACTGCTGTCGCAGGCGCTGGCTTATGAGCGGACAGATGTGCCCAGCTTGACCGGATTTCTGGTGTGGATGCGCACCGACCAGTTGGAAATCAAACGCCAGATCGACAGTGCATCGGACCAGATCCGCGTGATGACGGTCCACGGCTCCAAGGGGTTGGAAGCGCCGATCGTGATCCTGCCCGACACCGGCAAACGCGACATCCGCATTCAGGACGAGGTGTTTGACGTGAGCGGCCATCCAGTGTGGCGGCCCAAGGCAACCGAGATGCCGCAGATGGTGGCCGACGCCATGGACCAGATGAAACTGGACATCGCCGAGGAACGCTTGCGGCTGCTTTATGTGGCTCTGACACGGGCAGAAAAGTGGTTGATCATCGCAGGCGCCAGCGATCCCGGCAAGAATGGCGACAGCTGGTACGAGATCGCGCAAACCGCGCTGGACCAGATGGGTGCGGTCGATACGCTGACAGATCAGGGCACGATCAAACGGTTCAGCCACGGCGACTGGACCGCGCCGCCGCTGGTCGAACAATCAGCGCCCGCCGCACTCAGGGCCGAGGTTGATCCGATGTTCCACACACCCGCCCAGCGCCCGCCCGAACCGCCCAAAACGCTGTCGCCCTCTGACCTTGGCGGGGCCAAGGCGCTGCCCGGGGATCTGGGCGCGGATGAGGATACGGCGATGTCCTTCGGCTCGGCGGTGCATCTGTTGCTGGAGCGTATGGCGGGGCGTGATGCCGCCCATTGGCCCACGATCATCGACGCGTGTCGCGGCAATTTCGCCGAAATGCCTGACGCGATGTGGGATATGGCGGTGCAAGACGCCCGCGCGGTCCTGCAAGCGCCACATCTGGCGCATCTGTTCCACGATCAGGCGTTGGCCGAGGTGCCTGTTACTGCTGCCTTTGGCGCCGCGCGGCTGCATGGCATCATTGACCGGCTGATCATCCACGACGATCACATCCTTGCGATAGATTACAAGACCAACCGCATCGTGCCGGACCGCCCCGAAACCTGTCCCGATGGGCTTTTGTTG from Pseudosulfitobacter sp. DSM 107133 encodes the following:
- the addA gene encoding double-strand break repair helicase AddA, giving the protein MTALDEATRRQLEAARPDASTWLSANAGSGKTRVLTDRVARLLLDGVEPQHILCLTYTKAAASEMQNRLFKRLGAWAMLPDAELAQSLVDLGASHATAPEALRRARTLFASAIETPGGLKIQTIHSFCAALLRRFPLEAQVSPQFTEIEDRAADMLRAEIVDRMALGSEAAIVRALAAQFTGEDFDKLTRQIVGQQAGFAPALDWAGCLTLFDLPPDLTADTVAARVLMGNEAEMLAALVPHLLAKGGNDAKAGQKLQQIDRMDLSALAVMEDVFLTGAGAKEPFTAKLGSFPTKPTQAKVADMMPALEDLMRRVEDTRALRLGFGAARKTHSLHQFAAPFLAHYEQAKQLRGWLDFDDLINKARSLLYDKKVAAWVLYRIDGGIDHILVDEAQDTSPAQWDVVRKLTEEFASGDGARTDVLRTVFVVGDTKQSIYSFQGADPREFHRMQAEFQQRIEGAGQLFQERTLDFSFRSSPAVLRLVDTCFSEDAQPGFAKQAQHIAFKSDLPGRVDLWPFREKAEKEQENVWYDPVDRLSPTHHDLLLARDVAAHIKHLMETETIPDDGATPGTYVRRRVRAGDFLILVQRRSTLFSEIIRACKALDLPIAGADRLKVGGELAVKDLAALLSFLATPEDSLSLATVLRSPLFGWTEQQLFSLAHGRTQSHLWPALRDQAEVYPETYAVLRDLRDNVDFLRPYDLIERVLTRHDGRRKLLGRLGVEAEDGIDALLSQALAYERTDVPSLTGFLVWMRTDQLEIKRQIDSASDQIRVMTVHGSKGLEAPIVILPDTGKRDIRIQDEVFDVSGHPVWRPKATEMPQMVADAMDQMKLDIAEERLRLLYVALTRAEKWLIIAGASDPGKNGDSWYEIAQTALDQMGAVDTLTDQGTIKRFSHGDWTAPPLVEQSAPAALRAEVDPMFHTPAQRPPEPPKTLSPSDLGGAKALPGDLGADEDTAMSFGSAVHLLLERMAGRDAAHWPTIIDACRGNFAEMPDAMWDMAVQDARAVLQAPHLAHLFHDQALAEVPVTAAFGAARLHGIIDRLIIHDDHILAIDYKTNRIVPDRPETCPDGLLLQMGAYAQALSQVFAGKRIDVAILWTTDQSFMPLPEPLVIAALRRAEYLDDPSGAT